In the Streptomyces sp. NBC_00525 genome, one interval contains:
- the mpaP gene encoding daptide biosynthesis intramembrane metalloprotease, with amino-acid sequence MSTKAETPPVPPELLARPRLAPDVSVHEPAAEGAPWLIQQGSARYLRVQPDLARLALALNGTRDHPLLAEILGEPWTAEAVSTAVDMLASGRLLDNGESVRRSGRRFKFIPPMTVQFTILRPDRMLRALAPLVRVLTGRAGTAAAAVLALGGLMVLAAQSAGLNAALGRPLGLGTYLAIFVGILATTAVHEFGHGAVLTHHGGRPARMGVMLFYLSPAFFCDVTDGWRLPRKGQRVAVALAGIATQVVIAGGAAAASVFFSGEARDGLLIFSFVTYIAGILNLMPFVKLDGYIALMSHLDVPHLRDRALVDGRRAVARLLFGGRYTRKLPELGRWAVPFGLVCMAFPLYLIATAIGLWGDALQRIGIIGAWLMLCGLGYLCYHLGRGFLRVLREARAGGAGTVRLGIGAVLAAGALTAVLALVQIPYTVTAGYEVRDDGTAVFLLPPSADRSVMEKGAQVRLYRVGLAAKAETGHGVIASDRPESTTAPLSAFLPLRADSLPTPADGYRLELTKAPDARIGGAVVDAGSMPAGKWLYVKYVLPAFRW; translated from the coding sequence ATGTCCACCAAGGCCGAGACGCCGCCCGTGCCCCCGGAACTGCTCGCCCGCCCCCGGCTCGCCCCCGATGTCTCGGTGCACGAGCCGGCCGCCGAGGGCGCGCCGTGGCTGATCCAGCAGGGGTCGGCGCGCTACCTCCGGGTCCAGCCCGACCTGGCCCGGCTCGCCCTGGCGCTCAACGGGACGCGGGACCACCCGCTGCTGGCCGAGATCCTGGGCGAGCCGTGGACGGCCGAAGCGGTCTCGACCGCCGTGGACATGCTGGCGTCGGGCCGGCTGCTCGACAACGGTGAGTCGGTCCGCCGGAGCGGCCGCCGCTTCAAGTTCATACCGCCGATGACCGTGCAGTTCACGATCCTGCGGCCCGACCGCATGCTGCGGGCCCTGGCGCCGCTGGTCCGGGTGCTGACGGGCCGGGCCGGGACCGCCGCGGCCGCCGTGCTCGCGCTGGGCGGGCTGATGGTGCTCGCGGCCCAGTCGGCCGGCCTGAACGCCGCGCTCGGGCGGCCGCTCGGCCTCGGCACGTACCTCGCGATCTTCGTGGGCATCCTGGCCACGACCGCCGTGCACGAGTTCGGCCACGGAGCCGTCCTCACCCACCACGGGGGACGCCCGGCACGCATGGGCGTCATGCTCTTCTACCTCTCGCCCGCCTTCTTCTGCGATGTGACGGACGGCTGGCGGCTGCCGCGCAAGGGACAGCGGGTCGCCGTCGCCCTGGCCGGGATCGCCACCCAGGTCGTCATCGCCGGGGGCGCGGCCGCGGCCTCCGTCTTCTTCTCCGGCGAGGCCCGCGACGGGCTCCTGATCTTCTCGTTCGTCACGTACATCGCGGGCATCCTCAACCTGATGCCGTTCGTCAAGCTCGACGGCTACATCGCGCTGATGAGCCACCTCGACGTGCCGCATCTGCGCGACCGGGCGCTCGTCGACGGGCGCCGCGCGGTGGCCCGGCTGCTGTTCGGCGGGCGGTACACCCGCAAGCTTCCCGAACTCGGCCGCTGGGCCGTGCCGTTCGGGCTCGTCTGCATGGCCTTCCCGCTCTATCTGATCGCCACGGCGATCGGCCTGTGGGGCGACGCCCTGCAGCGCATCGGCATCATCGGCGCGTGGCTCATGCTCTGCGGGCTCGGCTACCTCTGCTACCACCTCGGCCGCGGCTTCCTGCGCGTCCTGCGCGAGGCGCGGGCCGGCGGCGCGGGAACGGTACGGCTCGGCATCGGCGCGGTGCTGGCCGCCGGGGCGCTCACGGCCGTACTCGCGCTCGTCCAGATCCCGTACACGGTGACCGCGGGCTACGAGGTGCGCGACGACGGCACCGCCGTGTTCCTGCTGCCGCCCTCCGCCGACCGCTCCGTGATGGAGAAGGGCGCGCAGGTGCGCCTCTACCGGGTGGGGCTCGCCGCGAAGGCCGAGACCGGGCACGGTGTGATCGCCTCGGACCGGCCGGAGTCCACCACCGCGCCGCTCTCCGCGTTCCTGCCGCTGCGGGCCGACTCGCTGCCCACCCCCGCCGACGGCTACCGG
- a CDS encoding ABC transporter permease has protein sequence MSDALRGEWLKAWTGKAWLVLMLCGIYMSLMAAFGYGSEGSKAIDNGTATLASVTDDVVRAWMMTFLFASLYGAVVVTREYGSGSISRSVLLTGRSRLFGAKLAIGAVMGAVFGLLAVVCSVLSAWGVMSTFGRDFEWTKETTLIALGVFVCNVLAAPWGVFLGWIIRHQIAAVVAVMALTLLMDPGIQRLAPEAASYLFTIAMSSIYRDVGHVLLSPQVALLVIAGWLAAAGFAAYRFFRVRDLT, from the coding sequence GTGTCTGACGCACTGCGCGGTGAATGGCTCAAGGCGTGGACCGGCAAGGCCTGGCTCGTGCTGATGCTCTGCGGCATCTACATGTCGCTGATGGCGGCCTTCGGTTACGGCTCCGAGGGCTCCAAGGCCATCGACAACGGCACCGCGACCCTCGCCTCGGTGACCGACGACGTCGTCCGCGCGTGGATGATGACCTTCCTCTTCGCGTCCCTGTACGGCGCGGTCGTCGTCACCCGTGAATACGGCTCCGGCTCGATCAGCCGCTCCGTCCTGCTGACCGGGCGCTCCCGGCTGTTCGGCGCCAAGCTGGCGATCGGCGCGGTCATGGGCGCCGTCTTCGGACTGCTCGCCGTGGTCTGCTCGGTGCTGTCCGCCTGGGGCGTCATGTCCACCTTCGGCCGGGACTTCGAGTGGACGAAGGAGACGACGCTCATCGCGCTGGGCGTGTTCGTCTGCAACGTGCTCGCCGCGCCCTGGGGCGTCTTCCTCGGCTGGATCATCCGCCACCAGATCGCGGCCGTCGTCGCGGTGATGGCCCTGACCCTGCTGATGGACCCCGGCATCCAGCGGCTGGCGCCGGAGGCGGCGAGCTATCTGTTCACCATCGCCATGAGTTCGATCTACCGGGACGTGGGCCATGTGCTGCTCTCGCCGCAGGTCGCGCTCCTGGTCATCGCGGGCTGGCTCGCGGCCGCCGGGTTCGCCGCCTACCGATTCTTCCGCGTCCGAGACCTCACCTGA
- a CDS encoding ABC transporter ATP-binding protein, giving the protein MSEPAVIEFHGVTKRFGALTAVEDLSFAVRPGRIVGLLGRNGAGKSTALRVLLGLARATTGHATLFGQPYEKLPDAARRVGVSMDSTGPMPGTTGRRDLRIWARTLGLPLSRVDEVLDQVGLTDGADRKVKGYSTGMKQRLALATALLPDPELLVLDEPVNGLDPDGIRWLRELLRSFAAEGRTILLSSHLLAEVEQTVDDVVILQRTLRFAGELSQLTGDGAERLEDRFFELAGTAGGARV; this is encoded by the coding sequence GTGAGCGAGCCCGCGGTCATCGAATTCCACGGGGTGACGAAGCGGTTCGGCGCGCTGACCGCCGTCGAGGACCTCTCCTTCGCCGTCCGCCCCGGCCGTATCGTCGGTCTCCTCGGCCGCAACGGGGCCGGCAAGAGCACCGCCCTGCGCGTCCTCCTCGGCCTCGCCCGCGCCACCACCGGGCACGCCACGCTCTTCGGACAGCCGTACGAGAAGCTGCCGGACGCCGCCCGGCGGGTGGGCGTCAGCATGGATTCGACCGGTCCGATGCCGGGCACGACCGGCCGCCGCGACCTGCGGATCTGGGCGCGCACCCTGGGCCTGCCGCTGTCCCGTGTCGACGAGGTGCTCGACCAGGTCGGCCTCACCGACGGCGCCGACCGCAAGGTCAAGGGCTACTCCACCGGCATGAAGCAGCGCCTGGCGCTCGCCACCGCGCTGCTCCCCGACCCCGAACTCCTCGTCCTGGACGAGCCGGTCAACGGCCTCGACCCGGACGGCATCCGCTGGCTGCGCGAACTGCTGCGCTCCTTCGCGGCGGAGGGCCGGACCATCCTGCTCTCCAGCCACCTCCTCGCCGAGGTCGAGCAGACCGTCGACGACGTCGTGATCCTCCAGCGCACGCTGCGCTTCGCGGGCGAGCTGTCGCAGCTCACCGGCGACGGCGCCGAGCGCCTGGAAGACCGTTTCTTCGAACTGGCCGGAACCGCCGGGGGGGCCCGTGTCTGA
- a CDS encoding daptide-type RiPP codes for MIMEETKEIAPLLELGMQELEAMDAPGFWTGVAIGVAISGVAAASAAVSVAVSIAT; via the coding sequence ATGATCATGGAAGAGACCAAGGAGATCGCTCCGCTGCTCGAACTGGGCATGCAGGAGCTGGAGGCCATGGACGCTCCGGGGTTCTGGACCGGAGTCGCGATCGGCGTCGCGATCAGCGGTGTCGCCGCGGCCAGCGCCGCGGTCAGCGTGGCCGTCAGCATCGCCACCTGA
- a CDS encoding daptide-type RiPP has protein sequence MQETPEPLLELGMQELEAMDAPGWATGIGVVVGVIVSASAAYGSAAVSVSLLT, from the coding sequence ATGCAGGAGACTCCCGAGCCGCTGCTCGAACTCGGTATGCAGGAGCTTGAGGCCATGGACGCGCCGGGCTGGGCGACGGGCATCGGCGTGGTCGTCGGCGTGATCGTCAGCGCCTCGGCCGCCTACGGCAGCGCCGCCGTCTCGGTGTCGCTCCTCACCTGA
- the mpaC gene encoding daptide-type RiPP biosynthesis dehydogenase: MTAAVLPPPDRVTLTGTDALAARIGRDAGLNAPGRTVLLVDGGVLDTPVHRGLTAVLGARPYESLTLTGAGDVDDVLALATRLEGAARVFALGGGALLDRAKLATLAAAGRAVAGRLTVPQRSGLVVLTRVPPRPMPLIAVPTTIGTGSEASAVACLGYPDAKRLVMAAELRPEFAVRDPLATATLPRHLFVEGVLEAFFRLVSPYIGDHADQPEPDARVRAVAAELLGLGYEVVATTRTGGPATTAQRERAARLSAEIHTRHFHDERDPYAVKGWLVANEISTVLGLRKMTAVAALLPPLWRAIDRGETRLGSRRRLRGLWSAVRAGAGQPLPADPADGVAALIDAWGVGRRVTAAPGATAALAHRIVRVWGAGLPMLGGLGHAEVLRLLRATVMEPGPAPGPPGPVRPRAGAAARPAGERLAPAT; this comes from the coding sequence ATGACCGCGGCCGTGCTCCCGCCACCCGACCGCGTCACCCTCACCGGGACCGACGCGCTGGCCGCCCGCATCGGACGGGACGCCGGGCTGAACGCCCCCGGCCGCACCGTCCTGCTCGTGGACGGCGGTGTCCTGGACACCCCGGTCCACCGCGGCCTGACCGCGGTGCTGGGCGCACGCCCGTACGAGTCCCTGACGCTGACCGGCGCCGGAGACGTGGACGACGTACTCGCGCTCGCCACCCGGCTGGAGGGCGCGGCGAGGGTGTTCGCCCTGGGGGGCGGCGCGCTGCTCGACCGGGCGAAGCTGGCGACGCTGGCCGCCGCCGGCCGGGCGGTCGCGGGCCGGCTGACCGTGCCCCAGCGCTCCGGACTCGTCGTGCTCACCCGCGTACCGCCGCGTCCCATGCCGCTGATCGCCGTGCCGACCACCATCGGCACGGGTTCGGAGGCCAGCGCGGTGGCCTGCCTCGGCTACCCGGACGCCAAACGGCTCGTCATGGCGGCCGAACTGCGGCCCGAGTTCGCGGTGCGCGATCCGCTCGCCACCGCGACGCTGCCCAGGCACCTGTTCGTCGAGGGCGTCCTGGAGGCGTTCTTCCGCCTGGTCAGCCCCTACATCGGGGACCACGCCGACCAGCCGGAGCCGGACGCGCGGGTGCGGGCGGTGGCCGCGGAGCTGCTGGGCCTCGGCTACGAGGTCGTGGCCACGACCCGGACCGGAGGGCCGGCCACGACGGCCCAGCGGGAGCGCGCGGCCCGGCTCAGCGCCGAGATCCACACCCGGCACTTCCACGACGAGCGCGACCCGTACGCCGTCAAGGGCTGGCTGGTCGCCAACGAGATCTCCACCGTGCTCGGACTGCGGAAGATGACGGCGGTCGCCGCACTGCTGCCACCGCTGTGGCGGGCCATCGACCGGGGCGAGACCCGCCTCGGCTCCCGGCGGCGGCTGCGCGGGCTGTGGTCCGCCGTCCGCGCCGGGGCGGGGCAGCCGCTGCCCGCCGACCCGGCGGACGGTGTGGCCGCGCTCATCGACGCCTGGGGCGTCGGACGGCGCGTCACCGCCGCCCCCGGGGCGACCGCGGCGCTCGCGCACCGCATCGTGCGGGTGTGGGGCGCGGGGCTGCCGATGCTCGGCGGCCTCGGCCACGCGGAGGTGCTGAGGCTGCTGCGGGCGACCGTGATGGAGCCCGGCCCCGCGCCGGGCCCGCCGGGACCGGTCCGGCCGCGGGCGGGCGCCGCCGCCCGCCCCGCCGGGGAGCGACTGGCCCCGGCCACCTAG
- the mpaD gene encoding daptide-type RiPP biosynthesis aminotransferase: protein MTTTDTHTGRATGPQTAGPGTAALWPNLLPPEHHGKDELCTVSAHGVRVRFADGRELLCGSSGLWNTNLGYGNEAVARAGAEALLNASYLSTFRYENVYARRAAEALVDVAGAGHYGRVLFSTSGGAANDLAMKVARHYHALRGQERRKVVVGLRGSYHGLTFGGFALTGEDLGQQLYGVDQRLVRHVPPNDAGELERLLARQGAQIAAVVVEPVLGSGAIPLDDAYIADLLRLREEHGFLLVADEVATGFGRTGDFFASQRWPAPPDLMIVSKGLTNGTSAAAAVIAARTVADAFHEAGALLSHGETQAGTPVTCATILATLAEMSRLDVVARARVLGETLTRELDALAATHPYVSGSTGRGCFRSVRLTAEPDGTEPFPLTEVPALVTEIRRAGAIVHPGLHGVQLIPALTYTEAEAAELFACVRAGLDAHLANTGRATA, encoded by the coding sequence ATGACCACGACGGATACGCACACCGGCCGGGCCACCGGTCCGCAGACGGCCGGTCCGGGCACCGCCGCCCTCTGGCCGAACCTCCTGCCCCCCGAGCACCACGGCAAGGACGAGCTGTGCACCGTCTCCGCCCACGGCGTCCGGGTCCGCTTCGCCGACGGCCGGGAACTGCTCTGCGGCTCCAGCGGCCTGTGGAACACCAACCTCGGCTACGGCAACGAGGCGGTGGCCCGGGCCGGCGCCGAGGCCCTGCTCAACGCCTCCTACCTCAGCACCTTCCGCTACGAGAACGTGTACGCGCGCCGCGCCGCCGAGGCCCTGGTGGACGTCGCGGGCGCCGGGCACTACGGCCGGGTGCTGTTCTCGACCTCCGGCGGAGCGGCGAACGACCTCGCCATGAAGGTCGCCCGGCACTACCACGCGCTGCGCGGCCAGGAGCGCCGCAAGGTCGTCGTCGGCCTGCGCGGCAGCTACCACGGGCTGACCTTCGGCGGCTTCGCCCTCACCGGCGAGGACCTGGGGCAGCAGTTGTACGGGGTCGACCAGCGGCTCGTGCGGCACGTGCCCCCGAACGACGCCGGGGAGCTGGAGCGGCTCCTGGCCCGGCAGGGCGCCCAGATCGCCGCCGTCGTCGTCGAGCCGGTGCTCGGCTCCGGCGCGATCCCGCTCGACGACGCCTACATCGCGGACCTGCTCCGGCTGCGCGAGGAGCACGGCTTCCTGCTCGTCGCGGACGAGGTCGCGACCGGCTTCGGCCGGACCGGCGACTTCTTCGCCTCGCAGCGCTGGCCGGCGCCGCCCGACCTGATGATCGTGTCCAAGGGGCTGACGAACGGCACCAGCGCGGCCGCCGCCGTCATCGCCGCCCGTACCGTCGCCGACGCCTTCCACGAGGCCGGGGCGCTCCTGAGCCACGGCGAGACCCAGGCCGGGACGCCCGTCACCTGCGCGACGATCCTCGCGACGCTCGCCGAGATGAGCCGCCTGGACGTGGTGGCGCGGGCTCGGGTGCTCGGCGAGACGCTCACCCGCGAACTCGACGCGCTGGCCGCCACCCACCCGTACGTGAGCGGCTCCACGGGGCGCGGCTGCTTCCGCTCCGTCCGTCTCACGGCGGAGCCCGACGGCACCGAACCCTTCCCGCTGACCGAGGTACCCGCGCTCGTCACGGAGATCCGGCGGGCGGGCGCGATCGTCCACCCCGGCCTGCACGGCGTCCAGCTCATCCCGGCGCTCACCTACACCGAGGCCGAGGCCGCCGAACTGTTCGCCTGCGTGCGGGCGGGGCTCGACGCCCACCTGGCGAACACCGGGCGGGCGACGGCATGA
- the mpaM gene encoding daptide-type RiPP biosynthesis methyltransferase, producing MRTDGIALPEAGIAGRAATLLAELGERAECCSLYDEDGSSIYHELAQQDHHEVRELISLVRGTAPGPVLDLAAGSGRLTMPLLALGREVTALELSPSMLDLLRERLERAPAGLRGRATLVRGDMSDFALGSAFACVVLATTSISLLDEAGRAGLYASVRRHLAPGGRFLLTTVDLDGSAPAERELNFSTAAGNDYRMFEYWEPGMEARVVSIFPARYDEGPVRVGLTSIRVLPADRLEAELNASGLRVATRHPLPPVGERHHSTLLEVEVAA from the coding sequence ATGAGAACGGACGGGATCGCGCTGCCGGAGGCCGGCATCGCCGGACGGGCGGCCACGCTCCTCGCCGAACTCGGCGAGCGCGCCGAGTGCTGCAGCCTCTACGACGAGGACGGCTCCTCGATCTACCACGAGCTGGCACAACAGGACCACCACGAGGTGCGGGAGCTGATCTCCCTCGTCCGGGGCACCGCCCCCGGACCCGTGCTCGACCTCGCGGCGGGCTCGGGCCGGCTCACGATGCCGCTGCTCGCCCTGGGGCGCGAGGTCACCGCGCTCGAACTCTCCCCGAGCATGCTCGACCTGCTGCGCGAACGCCTCGAACGGGCGCCGGCCGGGCTGCGGGGCCGGGCCACGCTCGTGCGGGGCGACATGAGCGACTTCGCGCTGGGGAGCGCCTTCGCCTGCGTGGTCCTGGCCACCACCTCGATCTCGCTGCTGGACGAGGCCGGCCGCGCGGGGCTCTACGCCTCCGTGCGCCGCCATCTGGCACCCGGCGGCAGGTTCCTGCTCACCACGGTCGACCTGGACGGATCGGCCCCCGCCGAGCGGGAGTTGAACTTCAGCACGGCGGCGGGCAACGACTACCGGATGTTCGAGTACTGGGAACCCGGCATGGAGGCCCGCGTCGTCTCGATCTTCCCGGCCCGGTACGACGAGGGCCCGGTACGGGTGGGCCTCACCAGCATCCGTGTGCTCCCCGCCGACCGGCTGGAGGCGGAGCTGAACGCGAGCGGTCTGCGGGTCGCCACCCGCCACCCGCTGCCCCCGGTCGGCGAGCGCCATCACAGCACACTCCTCGAAGTGGAGGTCGCGGCATGA
- the mpaB gene encoding daptide biosynthesis RiPP recognition protein: MSALKVRLMSWSTGRATTAPVAPRAAGTVVLEDAAHLDALLASDAVDDDTMIFVPGAAGSAAEPGDGPELVPYEGSLAEPGTEFTHDPGFYLQIQAYGISEYMSIVGPTVVRVADEGDFEAYLNDADRAYEEGGFADFLTNPAIQLADLPALGAGPAGDGPGLRLHAGPSGTLSTSPGGTPLGTVGDGFGQLTEVWTRANAQSDAPCAVCLGSAVPEPVRAAALAARPWLGRYLAAVQALRDLRARGIVVDGVSGFGERLVSGLADHGDPADTVHADRLLLLRAGEDLYAHEPRRGRSFRLGRDVAEAAEALLVCDSADVAASYVERARLDTVGERFGAAGLALTTRPLAAAGK, translated from the coding sequence ATGTCCGCGCTGAAAGTGCGCCTGATGAGCTGGTCGACGGGGCGTGCGACCACGGCCCCGGTCGCGCCGCGTGCCGCCGGCACCGTCGTGCTGGAGGACGCCGCGCACCTGGACGCCCTGCTCGCCTCGGACGCGGTGGACGACGACACCATGATCTTCGTACCGGGTGCGGCCGGCTCCGCCGCCGAGCCCGGTGACGGCCCCGAACTCGTGCCCTACGAGGGCTCGCTCGCCGAGCCGGGCACCGAGTTCACGCACGACCCCGGCTTCTACCTCCAGATCCAGGCGTACGGCATCAGCGAGTACATGTCGATCGTCGGGCCCACGGTCGTCCGGGTGGCGGACGAGGGCGACTTCGAGGCGTACCTCAACGACGCCGACCGCGCCTACGAGGAGGGCGGCTTCGCCGACTTCCTCACCAACCCGGCCATCCAGCTCGCCGACCTCCCGGCCCTCGGCGCCGGACCGGCGGGCGACGGCCCCGGACTCCGGCTCCACGCCGGGCCCTCGGGAACGCTGTCCACCTCGCCCGGCGGCACCCCGCTCGGCACCGTGGGCGACGGCTTCGGGCAGCTCACCGAGGTGTGGACGCGGGCCAACGCGCAGTCCGACGCGCCGTGCGCCGTCTGCCTGGGCAGCGCCGTCCCGGAGCCGGTCCGCGCCGCCGCGCTGGCCGCCCGGCCCTGGCTCGGCCGCTACCTCGCCGCCGTACAGGCCCTGCGCGACCTGCGGGCCCGGGGCATCGTCGTCGACGGCGTCTCCGGGTTCGGGGAGCGCCTCGTGTCCGGGCTCGCCGACCACGGCGACCCCGCCGACACCGTGCACGCCGACCGGCTCCTGCTGCTGCGGGCCGGCGAGGACCTGTACGCCCACGAGCCCCGGCGCGGGCGCAGCTTCCGGCTCGGCCGCGACGTCGCCGAGGCCGCCGAGGCGCTGCTCGTGTGCGACTCGGCCGACGTGGCCGCCTCGTACGTGGAGCGCGCCCGCCTCGACACCGTGGGCGAGCGGTTCGGCGCCGCCGGGCTCGCCCTCACGACGCGGCCCCTCGCAGCGGCGGGGAAGTGA
- a CDS encoding LLM class flavin-dependent oxidoreductase, producing the protein MTGYSVLVPFLPRRPEQLLPYAGLVQWTRAERLWQGQALYVEPHQGFAHAAGAGFRVPVGLGVTLMPLRHPYEAAVQARSVALATGQPVVAGFGPGGRSMQRSLLGQPYRSPLTAAREYLTIVRGLLANEVVDVKGEFVSFQGALPAFPAPPVELGLGVLRPAMARLAGEIADVAITWLTPASYLADIVLPALREGAARAGRPVPRLTAIVPVALEREGLGPDRIALASNMAHLKGPHYIDMLRRAGVGVGGEDVEADAKALVAGGAFLSGDTGQVLDQLLAYEKAGVDEVVLNVTGVFNAAGAQEAMSDLKKILSALPSV; encoded by the coding sequence GTGACTGGCTATTCGGTTCTGGTGCCTTTCTTACCCAGGCGCCCCGAGCAGTTGCTTCCTTATGCCGGCCTGGTCCAGTGGACCCGGGCCGAGCGCCTGTGGCAGGGGCAGGCACTGTATGTGGAGCCGCACCAGGGCTTCGCGCATGCCGCCGGCGCGGGTTTCCGGGTGCCGGTCGGGCTCGGCGTCACGCTGATGCCGCTGCGGCACCCGTACGAGGCGGCCGTGCAGGCGCGGTCCGTGGCGCTGGCGACGGGACAGCCGGTGGTGGCCGGATTCGGTCCCGGCGGCCGCTCGATGCAGCGCAGCCTGCTGGGCCAGCCGTACCGCAGTCCGCTGACCGCGGCGCGCGAGTACCTGACGATCGTGCGCGGGCTGCTCGCCAACGAAGTCGTCGACGTCAAGGGCGAGTTCGTCTCGTTCCAGGGCGCGCTTCCCGCCTTCCCCGCCCCACCCGTCGAGCTGGGGCTCGGCGTGCTCAGACCGGCCATGGCACGGCTCGCGGGCGAGATCGCCGATGTGGCGATCACCTGGTTGACCCCCGCCTCCTATCTGGCCGACATCGTGCTTCCGGCGCTGCGTGAGGGAGCCGCGCGAGCGGGTCGGCCGGTACCCCGGCTGACCGCGATCGTGCCGGTGGCGCTGGAGCGCGAGGGGCTGGGTCCGGACCGGATCGCGCTCGCGAGCAACATGGCGCATCTCAAGGGCCCCCACTACATCGACATGCTGCGCCGGGCCGGCGTCGGCGTGGGCGGTGAAGACGTCGAAGCCGATGCGAAAGCACTTGTGGCGGGCGGCGCATTTCTGAGCGGGGACACCGGTCAGGTGCTCGATCAATTGCTGGCCTATGAAAAGGCGGGCGTTGACGAAGTGGTGCTGAATGTGACCGGGGTATTCAATGCCGCCGGTGCGCAGGAAGCGATGTCCGATCTCAAGAAAATCCTTTCTGCTCTTCCTTCCGTTTAG
- a CDS encoding dTDP-4-dehydrorhamnose 3,5-epimerase family protein: MDVRALGIAGAWEIRPVRRADPRGLFLEWYRADVLAEAVGHPLRLAQANLSVSARGVVRGVHYADVPPGQAKYVTCVRGACLDVVVDLRTGSPTYGRWEAVRLDDVRRAAVYLAEGLGHAFCALEDDTTLSYVCSEPYRPAAEHAVHPLDPELAIDWPVARPLLSERDRAAPTLERARAAGTLPEYAACRAYSGGLRTANTFAE, from the coding sequence ATGGACGTGCGTGCGCTGGGCATCGCGGGCGCCTGGGAGATCCGGCCGGTGCGCAGGGCCGATCCGCGCGGGCTCTTCCTGGAGTGGTACCGCGCCGATGTGCTCGCCGAGGCGGTGGGCCATCCGCTGCGGCTCGCCCAGGCCAATCTGTCGGTGTCCGCGCGCGGGGTGGTGCGGGGGGTGCACTACGCGGACGTGCCGCCGGGGCAGGCCAAGTACGTGACGTGCGTGCGGGGCGCCTGCCTGGACGTGGTGGTGGACCTGCGGACGGGCTCCCCGACGTACGGGCGCTGGGAGGCGGTGCGCCTGGACGACGTGCGGCGGGCGGCCGTGTATCTGGCGGAGGGGCTGGGGCACGCGTTCTGCGCGCTGGAGGACGACACGACGCTGAGCTATGTGTGCTCGGAGCCGTACCGGCCGGCGGCGGAGCACGCGGTGCATCCGCTCGATCCCGAGCTGGCCATCGACTGGCCGGTGGCGCGGCCCCTGCTGTCCGAGCGGGACCGGGCGGCGCCGACGCTGGAGCGGGCGCGGGCGGCGGGGACACTGCCGGAGTACGCGGCGTGCCGTGCTTACAGCGGCGGACTCCGGACAGCGAACACCTTCGCCGAATAA
- the rfbA gene encoding glucose-1-phosphate thymidylyltransferase RfbA has translation MRGILLAGGTGSRLWPATRAVSKQLLPIFDKPMIYYPLTTLVMAGVREILIVTGPDDRQHFRRLLGDGSQFGLRLEYRVQERPEGIAQALLIGADFIADQPVALVLGDNLFHGAGLGTRLRRYADPVGARIFAYRVADASAYGVVEFDADGTALSIEEKPVRPRSRYAVPGLYFYDNRVVGIAAGLAPSARGELEITAVNEAYLRWGELKVTALDRGTTWLDAGTFASMVGASEYVRVVEERQGLKVGCLEETVWRCGLIDDAQLRALSGPLLASGYGRYLLDLLDEGGTA, from the coding sequence ATGCGCGGAATACTCCTCGCCGGCGGTACGGGTTCCCGTCTGTGGCCGGCGACGCGGGCGGTGTCGAAGCAGCTTCTGCCGATCTTCGACAAGCCGATGATCTATTACCCGTTGACCACGCTGGTGATGGCGGGGGTGCGCGAGATCCTCATCGTGACCGGCCCCGACGACCGGCAGCACTTCCGCCGGCTGCTCGGCGACGGCTCGCAGTTCGGTCTGCGCCTGGAGTACCGGGTGCAGGAGCGCCCCGAGGGGATCGCCCAGGCGCTGTTGATCGGCGCGGACTTCATCGCGGACCAGCCGGTGGCGCTGGTGCTCGGGGACAACCTCTTCCACGGCGCCGGTCTCGGGACGCGGCTGCGGCGGTACGCCGATCCGGTGGGGGCGCGGATCTTCGCGTACCGGGTCGCCGACGCCTCGGCGTACGGCGTCGTGGAGTTCGACGCGGACGGCACCGCGCTGTCCATAGAGGAGAAGCCGGTGCGGCCGCGCTCGCGCTACGCGGTGCCCGGTCTCTACTTCTACGACAACCGTGTGGTCGGGATCGCGGCCGGTCTCGCCCCCAGCGCGCGGGGCGAGCTGGAGATCACGGCGGTCAACGAGGCGTATCTGCGGTGGGGCGAGCTGAAGGTGACGGCGCTCGACCGGGGCACGACCTGGCTGGACGCCGGGACGTTCGCCTCGATGGTCGGCGCGTCGGAGTACGTACGGGTCGTCGAGGAGCGGCAGGGGCTGAAGGTCGGCTGTCTGGAGGAGACCGTGTGGCGGTGCGGGCTGATCGACGACGCGCAGCTGCGCGCGCTGAGCGGGCCCCTGCTCGCCAGCGGCTACGGCCGCTACCTGCTGGATCTGCTGGACGAAGGGGGGACGGCCTGA